CCCCGCCGCGAACGGCCCGGTTTCGAAGGCACCCATCGGGCCGTTCCACACGATGGTCTTCGCGTCGTGCAGCGCTTCCCGGAAAAGAATTCCCGTCGCGGGACCGATGTCGAGCGCCATCATCCCGTCGGGGATCTCCTGCGCCGGAACGGTCCGGGTCGGCGCCGACGCCTCCAGCCGCTCGGCCACCACCACGTCCACCGGCAGGTAGAGCCGGACCTTCCGCGATGCCGCTCCCGCGAGAACCCGCTTCGCCGTCTCCACCATCTCCGCCTCGTAGAGCGATTTTCCGATGCCATACCCCAACGCGGAGAGGAAGGTGTTCGCCATCGCCCCGCCGATCAGGATCTTGTCCACCTTGCCGAGGACGTGGTCGATCGCCTCGATCTTTCCCGAGATCTTCGCCCCGCCGAAAATCGCCGCCAGCGGACGGGCGGGGGAGACGAGCGCCTTCTCGAAATAGGCGATTTCGTTCTTCATCAGGAGACCGGCCGCGCGCTCCTTGACGAACTTGACGATGGCTACATTGGAGGAGTGTCCCCGATGCGCCGTAGCGAAGGCATCGTTGACGTAGACGTCGCAGAGGGCGGCGAGCCGTTTGCCCAGCTCCTCGTCGTTCTTTTCCTCCCCCGCCTGGTAGCGCACG
This genomic stretch from Deltaproteobacteria bacterium CG2_30_66_27 harbors:
- a CDS encoding phosphoglycerate kinase, which gives rise to MKIRTVDQLDLSGKRTLIRVDFNVPMDKAGNVTDDTRLQAALPTIRLAIERGAKTILLSHLGRPKGKRLPEMSLAPVAPRLSQLLGRTVAFVHECVGEPAEKAVAAMKPGDVLLLENVRYQAGEEKNDEELGKRLAALCDVYVNDAFATAHRGHSSNVAIVKFVKERAAGLLMKNEIAYFEKALVSPARPLAAIFGGAKISGKIEAIDHVLGKVDKILIGGAMANTFLSALGYGIGKSLYEAEMVETAKRVLAGAASRKVRLYLPVDVVVAERLEASAPTRTVPAQEIPDGMMALDIGPATGILFREALHDAKTIVWNGPMGAFETGPFAAGTQAVMRALAESDALTIVGGGDTDTALHKAGLFSRMSYVSTGGGAFLELLEGKRLPGIAALEEE